AAACCAAACCTGTGAAAGAAAGATGTccattttaaaattcaatataaCCAAGAGCATTaaatagttttgtctttttttctcatctatACAGTACCTGAACAACACGTCTTGTGAGGCCCACATCTCGTGCAATGCTCTCGAGGACTCCTCTGGTGGGGTTAGAGTCCAAGCTGTAGCGCTGATACAGCACTTCAAGTTGTTCTGGGGTGATGGTGGTTCTCTGACGTTTATCCCTTCTGTGCTCCTCCTCAACCTCTCTACCGCCCCGTTGGCCCTCAAAACTGGTCTCTGATATATGCTTTGTACTTTGCTTTATGGGTGTCAGGGAATTGGTTAGGGTGCCGCTTGAGTGATCAGAGAGTGTGTTCTTAATTTGTATGCTGTTTAGGTGCGAAATCATGGGATGTGTGGGATTAGGGTGTATCTGGGACATAGCACCTGATAGCATTTGACTGGCCATTAAGGAGTGGTTGGGGTGAAGCATCATGTAAGGCATGGTTCGGTCTGTGAAGCCAGAATGAAGAAGTTGTACCTGGGACTGTGCTGCTAGGAGGTGCCTGGTCTGATGTTCCTGCCACAGCTGGAAAGATGGCAAGGATACTGGGCAGACACTGCACTGGAACTGAGGCTGGGGTTGGAGCTGGGATTGCGGTTGGGTTTCAGTTGACAGGCAAGCTGTTGCATCAGACAGCCGACTGTGGCTTTTCTCAGACTCTGGAGCAGAAGGGAGGCTGGATGAAGTGTCAGCAGCCTTTTCAGGAGTTGGTACAGGAGGAGGACTGCGTGTATGGCCCTCGTCGGAGTGAGACATAGACAAGTTGGTGGGTACTGTTTTTTGTGTAGAGAAGGCAACCAGAGGCTGGGGTTTTTCAGGAGTACTTTCTGACAGCAGCTTGGGCTCAAGTTGTGGATAAGATCCTGTTTTTATGTCCTGAACAATTTCCTTATGTTGGATGTCTGCATCTGAAGTTCCATTTTGAGTATGAACAGGAACTGGGCTTGTGTTAGCCTGAggagaaattattttttcttcttgtttactTGTAGGTGGTGTTTGTTCACCTTTGGCTGTTAGATAGTCACTGTCTGTGCATGGAGTGGATGAATCAAGGGCAGGTGAGTCAGGATGGGTGTAATACTCATAAGTCAGATCCACAGAGTTTTCATTCTGGGAGTCACCTTGTCCTTCATCCTCACCACTGTTATCCTGGTTATCATCATCATTCTTGTAGTAACCATTTCtctgtctgtatatgttttCAAGTTGGTTCCTATCCTCTAATCCATCATCTGCCACTCGATCTTGGTTTTTGCGGGCTCTCTGTCTAGCATTTTGGAACCATACAACAATCACTCTGTTCGGGAGGGACAACAAAGCTGACAATCTGTCATATTCTTCCTCTCTGGGGTAGGGAGTGGCTTCAAACACTCCCTGTAAAGTCTCCAGTTGTTGCTCTGTGAAGCGCGTTCGGGACGAGCGTCTACCCCTATGGGGCTCTCCTCTATGCACGTCTGTTGTCTGAGGTTGTGGGGACGTGTTGGCTGGGATGCCTGGGGACAACGAACATGGAGAAACTGTCAGAGCCTGGTTTTGTGCTACTTCCTCTCTGGAGTCCTCCAGCGCTGTGGTTGGGGGGTTATTAAAATTGTAAGGGGAATCCTTGTCTCGCTGGCGCTCTTTAAATAGGGTGTTTCGGAACCAGTGTTTAATGACTTTGTGTGGCAGACCAGACAGTGCAGACATTTTGTTGATCTCTTCATCACTGGGGAGGCTATTGATATCAAAGTGTTTCCTTAGAACAGTTAGTTGCTCTTCAGAGATTCGTGTTCGGGTTCTCTTACCCTGCTGTTGTTCAAGTATTGATGGGCTAACTTGACTTGGCTGTCCTGTTTGGATGGGGCTGGGCTGAGATGGCTGACCCAGCATGGCAGGATTAAGCTGTGGAGGCTGACCTAACAAAGCTGGGCTGAGCTGTGGTTGCTGAGCTAACAATGCTGGACTGAGCTGTGGTTGTTGCCCTAGCAGTGCTGGGTTAAGTTGAGACTGATAGAGTTTTGCTAGCTCAGGGTTCACACTTGTGTCTAACCAAGCCTGGGGCTGAAGAGCCACAGACTGCATCACAACTGGAGGGAGGAGAGGTAGCTCCATGGGAAAAGGAATTGGTGGTAGTGGAAGCTTTGGTAAGGATAGTGGGGGTATAGGAAGCTGGGGTAAGGATAGAGGGAGCATAGGTATTTTAGGCAAAGAAAGAGGAATGGAGGGCGTGGTTTGAGAGGTAACTGTAGAGGATGTGCTTGGGATGGGTGCCTCTTGTTGTGGAAAGTCTTGAGACTGAGAAGGAGAAGGTGGAGAAGAAGGTGCAGGGACAGTTGGTGTTAGATCTGTAGCTGTGACACCTGTTTTGGTTGTGGGATCTGAAACTGGCAAAACAGATGAGGGTTCAAGGGTTTTAACTTGAGGCTTAACTGGTTCCGGTGCCGCTTCTGATTCTGGGCTTGTGGATGGGACTGGAACTGCAGCTTGAATTGAATTCTCCCCCGATTTAAGCTGTGTGAGTGGGTACGTCTGGTCATACTGCAGCCTATATTCTCTGGAAAACTTCTCCAATGCAGCAGTGGGGAACAGCATCCTATGAATGTACTCCTGGTGGCTTTTTAAAATCAAGGCATCTGAAAAAAACTTGCCACAGTctctacatttttttcctttttcacagcattttttctctttgtttgccGAACCCTCATCTTTGCTCTGTTTGTCTTCTTGTGGCAAGCCTTCTGTCTCTCCATTGTCTTCTCCTCCTTTGTCATCCTTGTTACATCCTCCCATCTTTCCATTCTGCAGTTTGCTAAGCTCATCTCTGTTCTCCTCTGAGCCCACTTCCATCTTGTTTATATCAGAGCACTCTTGCTTATCTGGTATCATTTGAATTGCTATCTGCTGCTGGTGTCTGTGTCTACTTTGTATATACTGCAGTGCCAACTCATAGCCATAACCCTGCAGCAGGGCTCTAAGAGGCTCCCCATTTGCAGCAGCATATGGCACTCTGGGTGGAGGACATTGCAATCCAAGAAGattaaatgaagaagaaactCCTTCCTCTGccttactttcatttttaacagtagGAACATGcatttcttctttctcctcctcaagACCAgatttgtgttctttttccatCTGGTCGATGGAGGGTCCCTTGCAGACTGCATCAACCTTGGCCTCACACTGCAGTTGGTGCTGTGTTTGGTTAATATGGTTAGTTGAATTTGAACATTGTTTCTGGGCTTGTTTGTCATCAGTTTGAGACTCCCTTTTAGCCTCTGTCTTTACCTGTTCTTTAGGGAGGGGACAGGCAGATAATGAATGACTAAACTCTGGGCTCTTAAGAGTTAACTCTGGGTTGACTGACATGTCTCCAGACAGATAAAATGGCAGAAGTAGTTGCTGCTGTAGAGAGAGCAAGTTGTCTGATGCCAGGGAGAAGTGTTGTTTGAGAAGATTCTCCGGTCCTAATGGAAGGTGCTGCATCATTTGGGACTGAAGAAGAGCTGTATGCTGTTGTAATTGAGCCTGGACTTGGGCCTGGgctatctgctgctgctgtattaGCATTAGCTGGTTTCTTGATGCTAGAAGCTCTGCCACTCTCTTTTTAGCCTGCTGGCTATCTGTTGGGTTAGAGAGGGTTGGCTGGGCTTCAGCTACTAAGCCAGAGCCTACTAGTGAAGAGCTTGAAGAGCTTCCTGCATCTGGCCTCTTGGTGAAAGGCAAACTCTTGGGTGTTTCTTCTCTGGTGGAAGAGGCCTGAGCAGCAGTAGTGGAGACTGGAACAGCGACAGTAGATGCTGGGGTCTGTGGAGCTGGGTTTTGGGCAGCGCGAGCTCTAGTCTGATGAAGGACAGAGCGAAGATGTATGTCCAGTGTGGAGCTCTGGCTGTAGCCCACGCCACACAGTCGGCAGCGGTATGGTCTAGGATCTGGACCACGAGGAGCTTCTGGGGCAGCAGCACTTGTGCCAGAGTCCTGCAGGGCTCGTCTGGCCCGGTGGAGATGGGACACAGAGTTATAGTGGACCAAAAGAATTGTTTTCTGAGTAAAAGATTCAGAGCATATTGTACATTTATAGGGCCTAGATGGATCAAGATAACGGTCCATTGTGGGGTTAGAGCTCTTCTTGAGAAGGGAGCTGGAACTAGGTTCAGATATGATCTCTTCTTGTGGCCCTTTCTCTGTCTCAGCAAAATCCTGCTCGCCTCCATCAACTTCAGGGACCATGTCCTTCTCTTTAATGTTAAGCTCTTCTTTTTGTTCCTCCTTTCCCTCTGTGCCAAGAGGTTCTTCATCTATCTCTTCATCCTCGCCCTCTCCAGCTTCTTGACCTACTTGAGGTGACAAACTAAAATCTTGTTGAACTGTATTCTTATTATGCTCCATGTATTGCACAGCATGAGGTGTGAGGAGCGTattctgttcctgtgtgttgtccagctgtgagtgtgtgttctgcatgtgtctCTGCAGGGCCTCCTGACTGCGGCATTGTCTCGAACAGAGGGGGCACTCTGTCGCCGCCCTCATGGCATGGTATTGCCAGTGTAGCTGGAGCTTCTCCGGAGTGGGGAACGCCAAGCTGCACCTGCTGCAACGGAACCGGTAACCATGGCGATCAGAAAGGGGAGGGGGGTCGCTGGGGGGGGAGGTGGGCGGAGATGAAGGGGAGATCTGAGTCGGGGACTGAGGAGCCAGTCTGCCATTGGAAGGGTGAGTAGTGTTGTCTTCTAGGGGTGGGGTGAGAAGAGCTGTGACATCTTTGGGTGCGGCTACATCTCCCTCAGTGTTTTCCACCGAATTGCCTGTAAAATGCCCAAAAATAATGactgtgaatttttaaatgattttacaaaaacacatgtCAGGAAAACAATGCTGTCTTTTGACCAAAAGAACATGGTTTGGTGTTACTGCTTCTTCACCCAATGTCTAAATAGTTTTATCATGCACTTTACACCAACCTTTGTTTTCCTGTGAATCAGTTGAGGCGGTGGAATCTGCGGTATGGGAACAGTTTGCATTGTTATTcttggttgttttatttttctgaatatcATCCgtgtgtgagtctgtctgtAGTTCTGTCTCCAGCTGAGACTGCGGTTGTTTCATGGGTGGTGTGACctggaagaaagaaaatgtatgtTCTGTCAGTTTTGGTTGCCGCTCAGTGTTGTTTTAccatttcaaaaaaaaagaaatatgggATATTGCCATGCTGTCTTTAACCAAGATtatgaataaaacatgtttaattgtACAGTATAATAGCAAGCAAATATATCAATATGTATAAACAGAGTGCGTGCTCTCCCCGTACTGACATCATAAAACATTAAAGTGTATCGTTACATCTTGCACCTGCCTGCACAGCAGTATAAGCAGCAAGGCACATCAATTTGTTAATAAGTATACATGGTTGAGATATGTGCGTCTGCCCTTCAGTTCCTGCGACACCCTCCAACATGCCCCAAGGGTTTAATAAAACTTTACTGAGCTGAAtaatgaatttatttaaaatcattcttCATATAGAAATCCTCCAACCCCACAGCTTGAAGCAATGAGAGCAAATACTATATCTATGTGAACAGCTAGCCACCCTAAGGAAAGGACAGACAGCCAAAGATGAGATTTACATGACAAGAGTTTTCTCTGCGTAACAGCTTCATAAGAGCGAAAGAGAAGAACAaccacacacgcgcgcgcacacacacacacacacacacacacacacacacacactgcagagaaAACTGAAGGTCAGGCTTAATCTAGAGAGCGTAATTGGAAAGCAAGGTACATAATGGCCATCATCACCTCAGTCTGAATTAATGAACCTCAATTACTATCAGAGAGAGTGAGGGAGGGGTAGGAGGGGAAGAAGGGAGGATGGGGGCTAAGGGGTGTAGAAtatgaaaaagagagagagcagagagagggagggaggaagtaTGGGGcaatgaacaaaaaaactgctttgGAGAAAGACAGTGAGTAAGGGAGGGGTAACGCATAAGAAATTGAGAGAGAGCTTGGGAGAGACAGAATGGGAGGGGCAGGGACAGAAATTGCAGAATAGGAATGATAGGAGTAGCTTgagggggggagggagggacgGCAGAGGGGAGAAAGGGTGAAAAGCAGTCAGTGAAGTGGAGGGAAGAGAGCAAGAGACAAAGGCCACTTAGCATACAGGCCAGGGAGATGGAGGATGGTGATGTGGATAGATGACCGGTCATTGTTAGTTGGAGAGACACAGTAAAAAGCATGGGGGCCCCTTTTTAGCTTGACTGCACTTCTGGTAATAGAGGGCTACTTAAACATGCATTATAGAAAGACTGGCTTTTCCCTCACTCACTCAGTCAACCCCTCTCCCTTCCACTCTAAAAGATGcgcatgcacatgcacacagaatGCACGGCTGCATCAAAGATGATAGCGGGGAGCTACTTaaacatgcattaaaaaaagCGCTGCCTTTCTCTCTGGTGCCTTCTTAATGGAATTGTCTCCCTACATTTCACTCTCCCCCATCCCCCATCGCTTCGccttctcattttcttttgcttcctGACGAAcgcaaacacaacaaatacgCAGTTGCAAACACTTACTGTGCTGATGAGCTTGTCTACACAGTCCTGTGCCACACTGTGCACATGAGTGAGATGCTGTCGAAGGTGTACGTATGGGAGTTTAACCTGGCACAGAGGGCACTGGACAGTCTAAAAGAGGGTAGGGAGGACAAGAGAGGGAAATGAGGGAAATTGTTATTAAAGCATTAAATCTGCAGGCAGCGAGGGACCATAGGTGTGCAGGGGTTTGTCAGATTACACAAGGAAATTACACGCCTTCTAATCTAGAAGTGCATTTACTCCTCCGGTACATTTTATATTCAAATGGACATgcttaaattattaaaatgtgtGTCAACTGCTTACCTGCTGGTTCTCATTTTGCTGGTGTTTTCTGGGGCGTTTGGTTGAGATGGAGTTTTCCATTTCCCCGCATCCAGAGGATGGACGTTTAACTTGGGCCACTGAATCCCGTTTTTCTATTTCCTCTTCTCTTGTTTCTTCTTCCAAGCAAAAACATGAGCACATAAATGAATTTATATTTACTATGTAATATATTATGAAATCGTAATTTGAGTGAACTAATAATATATTATAAACATTTTCGTAAGCAGTCGAAGCAGTTGTACCTGTCTCCTCTGAAATCTTCTTTGCCCCCAAGTTACATGTGTCTTTGGTTGTGTCCAAAGGACCAGTGCTGGTCTCACTGGAAGTTTCCATATCCTCACTGAGCTCTCCTGGGAAACGGCAAGACAAGTAATTATGTAAAGCAAACACAGTACTTCATACAATATGTTTTCACAAACTATCCCTCAAAAAGACCAGTGTCTTTGGACCACACTCCATTCTTCTTGCTTGCCTCCACACACTATTGATCAGTATTGATTCCACATTAGATTCCCCTCAGAGGTGGAGTAGAGGTAATATGAACTTACAACACATCAGTTCACCTCAATAAGTCTTAATCTGCACTGAGCCAAATCACAGGATATATTTAATTTAGAAGTGAACTGTTAAACAGTTCATTTTAGATGTTTAACAGGCCACATACTCCACACAATATAAGTTTAGCGCTTTATAATAGCTTGCACAGACTGTAGAATTGTGACAAGCCTCCACCTCCCACAGTTCTTGTACAAGAGATTTGTATTGGTCCATTGATTAGCAGGTGCTAGTTAGCTGCTGTCAGGGGTGATTGGGGATATAACAAGAATGTGTATCGACTAATCGCTTTGCTTGATCAATATCTCAGCAACAGCCATTACtcattttctccctcttttcatCTTAATTCCCTGTCTGCTCTCTGATGTCAGCAAGCCAGTGCAACATGAAATCAAATACACCCACGCAGTTCATATTCTCACCTGTGACACCATCAGGGCTTTTCCTGATGGTAAAAATGGCTGCCAGCTCCTCTCCATCCATTGGCTGCAGCTGTAGTAGCCCTTCCCTCTGCTGATGGGTTGGCGTTTGACTGTGTTTCAGTACTTGGAGTTTAGAAGAGGAGGAGTGGTTGCATAGAAGACAGTGGAACAGCCACGAACCTCCATCAACCTCACCATCATACTGCTGCAGAAACTAAAAGTAATGACgtagaaagaaaatattatggTTGGGTAGCAGTTACTAAATATAATCTAATTACAAGGAAACACTAAGTACATTTGGGCTTAATGTGCTTCTTGCAGGTGCTTACTCTGTAAACTCGGACGCTCGCCTCATGGTGTGAACTGAGGGAATGCCCGCGTAGCTTCTCCAAACTGCTGGTCACATAGTCACACAGGTTGCACCTCAGCTGAACCGGGTTCCCCTTAGCAATGAGGGC
This window of the Acanthochromis polyacanthus isolate Apoly-LR-REF ecotype Palm Island chromosome 8, KAUST_Apoly_ChrSc, whole genome shotgun sequence genome carries:
- the LOC110949742 gene encoding zinc finger homeobox protein 3-like, with amino-acid sequence MDSGEGGGGDGGGGEERDADLSPQALSLPLLTLAVIPEQGSSSHTSAMAPAKEPLTLPQQEEGAEGFQAGEETQGGEQKEKGRDSQENGVRQKQGMKEDFGEGCLSGQRKAEREACVGVGEATVTGGLPAALSSRGGEEKEEEEAISNQSQTKSKCSLLPQQSQHSSSSSTAKASGTLDSKTAASPKPSPFFPISPKHFNCPSFSSALLSETEVKDIKGDQGWISGFPQSFRSQQSSLAFPLAGTEPASTPAEDDGLAGVPHSSISNGDGAKAPEPNDSQLDAEVDDERDKDGEQKEAVLRNLNQDLSPNSLTSHMTIMHSRNSCKTLKCPKCNWHYKSQHTLQVHMKEKHPETGGQCVCGASGGKCVCGGATRGVCGYCSSGKPHPRLARGETYACGYKPYRCEVCDYATSSKGNLSIHMQSDKHLNNVQNGGHSNGQIHTSHITNNSSSSNGHTVDEQPYSKLPLSVPTPTTQPAKLTPPAHSHSHGKRWRCDVCDYETSIARNLRIHTTSEKHTHNMLRLQRGYYLSHCRSLAPQLKHLQNTGAEISLNMRLTSQQVTEQPVTLGSTLTPSPSPSPSPPPAPSLSPTGPLSQGVFQCLVCSCFSSDSLESVEQHLNAPRSLPQSEWCSLVAGGCHCRLCGYTTPLRANFSLHCQTDRHRTRYQLAAHLQEGGDRGQEGAALIAKGNPVQLRCNLCDYVTSSLEKLRGHSLSSHHEASVRVYRFLQQYDGEVDGGSWLFHCLLCNHSSSSKLQVLKHSQTPTHQQREGLLQLQPMDGEELAAIFTIRKSPDGVTGELSEDMETSSETSTGPLDTTKDTCNLGAKKISEETEETREEEIEKRDSVAQVKRPSSGCGEMENSISTKRPRKHQQNENQQTVQCPLCQVKLPYVHLRQHLTHVHSVAQDCVDKLISTVTPPMKQPQSQLETELQTDSHTDDIQKNKTTKNNNANCSHTADSTASTDSQENKGNSVENTEGDVAAPKDVTALLTPPLEDNTTHPSNGRLAPQSPTQISPSSPPTSPPSDPPPLSDRHGYRFRCSRCSLAFPTPEKLQLHWQYHAMRAATECPLCSRQCRSQEALQRHMQNTHSQLDNTQEQNTLLTPHAVQYMEHNKNTVQQDFSLSPQVGQEAGEGEDEEIDEEPLGTEGKEEQKEELNIKEKDMVPEVDGGEQDFAETEKGPQEEIISEPSSSSLLKKSSNPTMDRYLDPSRPYKCTICSESFTQKTILLVHYNSVSHLHRARRALQDSGTSAAAPEAPRGPDPRPYRCRLCGVGYSQSSTLDIHLRSVLHQTRARAAQNPAPQTPASTVAVPVSTTAAQASSTREETPKSLPFTKRPDAGSSSSSSLVGSGLVAEAQPTLSNPTDSQQAKKRVAELLASRNQLMLIQQQQIAQAQVQAQLQQHTALLQSQMMQHLPLGPENLLKQHFSLASDNLLSLQQQLLLPFYLSGDMSVNPELTLKSPEFSHSLSACPLPKEQVKTEAKRESQTDDKQAQKQCSNSTNHINQTQHQLQCEAKVDAVCKGPSIDQMEKEHKSGLEEEKEEMHVPTVKNESKAEEGVSSSFNLLGLQCPPPRVPYAAANGEPLRALLQGYGYELALQYIQSRHRHQQQIAIQMIPDKQECSDINKMEVGSEENRDELSKLQNGKMGGCNKDDKGGEDNGETEGLPQEDKQSKDEGSANKEKKCCEKGKKCRDCGKFFSDALILKSHQEYIHRMLFPTAALEKFSREYRLQYDQTYPLTQLKSGENSIQAAVPVPSTSPESEAAPEPVKPQVKTLEPSSVLPVSDPTTKTGVTATDLTPTVPAPSSPPSPSQSQDFPQQEAPIPSTSSTVTSQTTPSIPLSLPKIPMLPLSLPQLPIPPLSLPKLPLPPIPFPMELPLLPPVVMQSVALQPQAWLDTSVNPELAKLYQSQLNPALLGQQPQLSPALLAQQPQLSPALLGQPPQLNPAMLGQPSQPSPIQTGQPSQVSPSILEQQQGKRTRTRISEEQLTVLRKHFDINSLPSDEEINKMSALSGLPHKVIKHWFRNTLFKERQRDKDSPYNFNNPPTTALEDSREEVAQNQALTVSPCSLSPGIPANTSPQPQTTDVHRGEPHRGRRSSRTRFTEQQLETLQGVFEATPYPREEEYDRLSALLSLPNRVIVVWFQNARQRARKNQDRVADDGLEDRNQLENIYRQRNGYYKNDDDNQDNSGEDEGQGDSQNENSVDLTYEYYTHPDSPALDSSTPCTDSDYLTAKGEQTPPTSKQEEKIISPQANTSPVPVHTQNGTSDADIQHKEIVQDIKTGSYPQLEPKLLSESTPEKPQPLVAFSTQKTVPTNLSMSHSDEGHTRSPPPVPTPEKAADTSSSLPSAPESEKSHSRLSDATACLSTETQPQSQLQPQPQFQCSVCPVSLPSFQLWQEHQTRHLLAAQSQVQLLHSGFTDRTMPYMMLHPNHSLMASQMLSGAMSQIHPNPTHPMISHLNSIQIKNTLSDHSSGTLTNSLTPIKQSTKHISETSFEGQRGGREVEEEHRRDKRQRTTITPEQLEVLYQRYSLDSNPTRGVLESIARDVGLTRRVVQVWFQNTRARERKGQFRSMGPGSSFQLGLNHLRCPFCRALFKVKSALDAHMRSRHWAEAERAGYNLSISNGSNGQTGMAMSSVMDRPGPSISSNAIPTPGYVISNKEFTLKSPVTSLSSTTNLNSPEEDDDYEEDDEEYACEEGSGMAGQGSPSPEGHGGTSSDWGETQTLQQHHHQQQRQRTQMSHFQVLQLKDFYRSHRTPNRHECETLGQELGLPHRVVQVWFQNARAKEKRARSLSSDSAEREQAELSAGAGERDRA